Within Bicyclus anynana chromosome 24, ilBicAnyn1.1, whole genome shotgun sequence, the genomic segment CTTCACCCACTTTACCAAACcttctgcagaagaaccaatacTATTAGTGTTGGATAACCATGCAAGCCACATTTCTTTGTCGATATATGAGTATTGCAAGGAAAACCATGTCCATATGCTATCACTACCACCTCACACATCTCATCGCATGCAGCCATTGGATGTGTCCTTTTTTGGTCCATTCAAGGCTGCATATAGAAGAGAATgcgatttattcataaaaagccagcttttacaaaaaatatcaccATACGATGTTGCTTCATTAGTCAAAAAGGCATTTTCGAATGTTGCCTCTATGAGCAAAGGCGAAGCTGGTTTCAGAGCAACGGGAATATTTCCTATAAATCCCAATGTTTTCACAGATGAAGACTTTCTGCCAGCTGAAGTCCTTCAGGTAGAACCAATTGTAGTTCAAGATGTTGCTGAATCGACTTCTGCTGTTGCTATTGACTCCGCACCAACCCTACCAGCTACTATTGAGCTAGATCGGAATAGTCCTATTCCGAGTACATCCACCGCACCAACCCTACCAGCTACTATTGAATTAGATCGAATTAGTCCTATTCCGAGCACATCCACATTTTGTCATACTACTTCTGAATCAAGGACTGACATGGCACCAAATCTTACAATCCAAAATTTCATTCAGATGCCTAAACAAAAAACTGTTGTCAAGACAAACGGAGGAAGAAAAAAACAGCATGCAACTATTTTGACTTCCACACCACTCAAAGACGCCCTAGtggataaagaaaataaaaagaaggaGAAAGCTGCGAAGAATAAAGGAAAACGAGTAGGAAAGAAGAGCAATCCACAAAAGATCAGTCGTGAGAAGGTTAAGAAGAAAATTCTACAGGACTCTAATGACACTTCGGTGTCAGATGTAAATACTGATGAGTTATGTcaggatgatgaaaatgatgatgcaggAGATGCAGGGAACTTGTGTCTTGTATGTGGCGAATTTGGGCGAGACAATGAGACATGGTACCGGTGCACTTCTTGTGGGCTCTGGGCTCATGCCGAATGTACTGGATGGGATTCTGCGCACAATTATGTGTGCGATATGTGTTGATCACCATTGCCCACATACTGATCACTATTGCCAACCGATGTTGACAATGGTGATCAAacgtacttttttttatttcgttgatTGTACCAAAATTAGTAAACTTATGTGATGAAAGTTGATCTCAGTTGATAGTTAAGAAAGTAAAGTTTATGATTATAATAGAACAATATATAGTTAAATGATAAACATGTTTTTATTCTTGTTTTTGCTTAAGTGATCCCCATTACCTACATCTcccctattaaaaaaatattaacgtcAAGACTGTACTGTTATTCGGTGTAATTATTAGTAAGTTTAGGgtgttttatgtaaatattataatttatgcatGTTAATAACTGATTTGGTAGATAGAAAACACTATCTATTACAATAGTGTACAAATCagcaaaaataaatagtataaacATATAAGTAATCGATGTTTACCTGTCAGAAggaaataattaagaaaacaacaATGTAGCGTAAAGTTGGGTCTATTGTATTCTTCAGTGCCGAATTTCAAACAAAGAGTTTGAAAAtagtaaaaagttaaatatttttatagcaatactaatattttaagagGTTacgtttgtgaggttgtagggggtcaATCTctgaaaagattttaaaaattattttaccgatagaaagctatgttttattaatatgaaaCTACGTTATTCGTCTgctagttgataataattacctaataataaattatgtgacatttcaaaagaattttaagttgttaataattcaatttaacaTCAAAAGGCAGAAAAAGGTatgctaaattataaaaatttccaATTTCAAACAAGAACTTTGTTTGCAGTGTAAGTGCAGTCAATAAAATTCTCATGAATACAAATAGCCACAGGTACCGATAAGAGTAGAAATGTTTACTTTGTAATACATACTAGAATTTTACTCGTATGgagttaataaattttcatacttgacagatatttaaaaattcaatgcAATACACAAATTCTCTactttattatcaatttaatgTCATTTATCATGCATTTCATTTGCAGtgtaattcactatttttgacgtatgctagttgacatacacgAGATTCacattgagattctatgtaaccaatatcatccggtgcttactagtgaatatcacacagtaggtaaatgaaattttatcattttaattttaataggtttataatattagtatcaaatatatactaatattataaagctgaaaaatttGTTTCTGATGTTTgcttgatcgcgctaatctcagaacctacaaatttgaataaatctttcagtgttagatagcacatttatcgaggaaggctataggctatatattattcccgtattcttacagaaaCGGGATCTACGCATTGAAACCGCGAGGTATCtacatgtaaaaatataatagttagttagtttcatatttattaatatgtacCTAACTAACCTATGTAACATAGGTAGAATCATTTTTATAGCTACgccaattattaaaaaaattgcacaTTTTGCCTTCGAAAACCCGAGGTATTTTAATTGTCAAGGATTATTAAATGAGTCTACATCTGTATTGACGCAAATTCGATAAAATacgataattaaaatttaaaactacatACAATGTTGACCGAATGGATTAAGAAAATCGTCTCTTTAACTATAtatactagcggtcgcccgcgacttcgtccacttgaaaatcaatgtaaactttcaagcttatttatataattataatgtgattcaaaaatttgaatcacattatatttggtattttttttatgatttacgaCCAAATTTTTAAagctgtaactctaaaaatgaaggactttccatacaaactttcaacccctatttcaccctcttcttatGCAAAAtaccttcaatgtacagaattttacCTGTTACTGTTTCATtctaagtatagatatagatgagccgtgatagcccagtggatatgacctctgcctccgattccggagggtgtgggtttgaatccggtccggggcatgcacctccaactttcctgttgtgtgcattttaagaaattaaatatcatgtgtctcaatcggtgaaggaaaacatcgtgaggaaacctgcactccagagaagtatcttaattctctgcgtgtgtgaagtctgccaatccgcattgggccagcgtggtggactattggccttacccctctcattctgagaggagactcgagctcagcagtgagccgaatatgggttgatgacgacgacgatagatatagatagatagatattgtaaagtggtaaagtttgaGTAATCTCTGgctctggacctactgaaccgattttttaaaaattattttactactagaaagctatgTCATTTGTGCGTAACCCTAGATAGAATTCTAGCTACGCCCATAATAAGAATCCTTCTGTGGGTGTGATGGAAATGTACCGAGTGATTTGATAACCTCTACTTACAAAGTCGGTTGAAAAACGCAGTCGCCGGCACATTGTCGGTTACGGCAATCAGTTACCCATTATGCAAGTGGCTTATGCAACTAAACTTGGATTGGCATAACCAAGGttgttgttaaaatatatgtaatgcTTAGTCCGCGTCCGGAATGACCCAGTGTTTGCATTCAGACGGTCAACCTTTACATTTGAGTTTATAGAATCTTTGAAATCTCTTGCGGTGCATTAAGAatatcttattttaaaaacaaactttaaaCTTTTGTGGTAACCATTATGTTAtagctaatgaaagtagagactgaagttaaaaattttaaaaatcggagtaaattctcaaaattacagtgcaaatattggaataactgagtttaatacctATAGTTTAAGTAGTAactcataaacaaaaaaaaatagaaagatatataaaaacgcatgtttttttaatttgtttaaatttcaaAAGAATACTTATAATCTAACTTTCATTCCCCTATTTAATATCATCAGAAGAAAGAATTCGTCCTTCAAATGCCTagtgatttcaatattttcatgtttataatctgaaaattttcattattatttttgactataatttttcatatcaagAGAATTCGTAGTCATAGATGGTAGCAGGCTAACATAAAAATGATGTCACATGATTCCTGTCATGAAGAGGGTTAAATGAGTTAATCCCTATTCCGGCCATACTAGAAGGGTAAAGGATACAATCCTTATTCCTACGCTAATCAAGCCAGCCAATCAATTAAATCTACGATCAAAATGGTCAAGTGACCCACTGCATTCTAAAGTTCAGTCTTTTATTTGATTTCTCGATGTCATAGCCGTCTAGAACGGTCAACTTGGAAAACTATGTTACTTCATATACATCTGCAATTACGATGTAATAAAGCTTGCGATGGCTAGACCttccataataaaaaaaaaactgaaaactgaatctttaccataaaaataatcttactcTTAGACGAGTACTAGAGGCGTAGTGCAACGAAGGCATCAGCAAGTGTAATTGAGGTCCTAGAGCCTACCAAAATGCGTTGACGGTTGCCACCGAGGGGATTTTCCCACATAACATGTTTTGTCCCCCAGGTAAGTCGGGTATCCCAAAAACTGATTTCCCCCAAAAAAAGTAAGTATACAGTATACAGTAGGATATGAGAAGGATTATCAAATTGAAGTGgaagtgggcgggccatatttGTCGCAGAATAGATGGCCACTGGGGccgacgtgttctggagtggagaccagtGTAGatcctccagctagatggtccgacgacattaagaaggtagtgggaaggctggatgaggaaggcggaggatcgtgtgtggcgGCACGCTCTCggaaaggtctatgtccagcagtggacgaagaTGATGTAGATGGGAATTGGACCGTGTTGTCTTTAGAAGGTTTCAATCGAATAAATGTCGATTAATCGTCtaaaaagcgtgtttttttatattttcctcggcataatatgagaaatcgtTTTCTCAAGCGCTAGTTATTTAGCTTCGAAACACaattaaagattgaatttgtGGCTAATGTATCTAGCGAAAGGTTGATGAAGCATTTGGTGACtggatttaatataatatcctGTAGAATATATAAGAATACGATTTGTACATGGATAATTGAGGCCCTTGAACGCTTCTGCTTCTCACCAAAGAAGCTACCACGGTCGACATTCCATTGTTTGCCTAAGACCTATAAGAATaagctgacaaacattcagttttcaaaaaatgcctgcctgcctttcgaaccggtgacatttcaaaagtgcttgtgaactaagcttacttgaaacaaatgaattttattttttttgaattttgtagaaGATCTGACCATAACAGCTCTTAATCCATAAATGAACAAACGTAACAGTTCGTATTGTATTAATTGTCAtgcataaattaatattaaagccTTGATAGTTAAATGGTACAAGGGTTGAATCGAAATCCGATATATCCACGTTTCCTCACCACTTTAAAGTTACCTCCTTAATTATTTAAGTGACAtggcatttatttaatttatcgaCTTGGTTTGTTTCGTTTAATTACGATATAAATTATCGTATATACGCGGTAGATACAACATGAAAAGGGCAAAAGGTGAAAACCATTTGGGTTGGTTTTCAGTGGCACCAAAAacaatttaatgattatttaatactaACATACGACCCGCGGATTCTCCCGCGAAGTTCCCCTTTCCGTGGATATtgcactcgcaaataacgtagctttcaattagtaaaataattttcaaaatcatttcaGTAGATTCCCTTacagcacgagcctcctctcagaatgagagggtttaggccttagtccaccacgctagccaaatgcggattggcagactgcacacacgtagagaactaagaaaattctcaggtatgcaggtttcctcacgatgtttttccttcaccgtttgagacacgtgatatttaatatcttaaaatgcacacaactgaaaagctagAGGTGCACTccactcagcgagcgatggagctatgcttggagtatctctgatcgagtcagaaatgaggagatccgcagacgaaccaaagtcactgacatagctcagcgagtcgcgaagctgaagtggcaatggacagaccacatatttcgaagaaccgatggacgttggagtcccaaggtgctggaatggcgatcccgcatcggacagcgcagtgttggtcgacttccactaggtggacaagcggattgtagggagccgctggatgctggcggctcgagaccgttatgcttggaagtccattcaagaggcctgtgaccagcagtggacgtctatcggctgataatgaatgatACCAAACTATGATGACAACATATAGGTTTAGCGTCGTAGACTTTTctagataatttaaataattagtgaattagagacaaaaaataaaataattatagtattattGAACTCAACAAAACAGTCATCGCTTGTTTGTGTTCGATTACATTAGAatagtcaaataaaatattggagttcaaactaataaaaaaccaGTTCCTTGACTAGGGTTTGTTGACtccttgaaaatatttttcgacgATAGATTCTTTTTACGTTGATAGATATTTCATTGgcgaaaatatttcattttattgttttagaaaTATCTTTTCATCTGTTTGTTATATGAATACACGACTAATagcagattttttttcattttaggatttttaatgtatttgataAGCTTGTTAATTTGTAGTCTTAAAgccaaaattttcattaaatttagaaaaaaaaaattgtctaatgtttaaaattttgggttctttttgtaattattgtagttttaaaaataaattaattaacccaAACACGAATTGCCTTTTTTAATAGCTTACCAAGAAGTAATAGCTTACTTAGTTGAAGCTGTTTTTTGTCATTTGAAAACATTTAGctcaattaaaaaatagaagTCAAAGTGCTTAAAAAAGGTCTAATAATATGTTTGTTTCTTCAGGTATTTTATtcgtgaataaataaatataaaacaagtaatataaatgaataaatataaaccaatacatatataagtaaaataggtattttatttgtgtattcAATATTGACTTTACctgacaaatgtttttttattttgtaacttcaaACCTCCTAACATCCATCTTGTAAGCCAATGTAAGTATGTACCAGGGCAGCATGAATAACGTGAAGTTGCCAATTTAGGCAAAAGTAGAATAGGGAGTTGGGATTACACGAAGTAAAGAGAGTATCTAGTTATATTGtatgaattaaatattattttatttgaaatataacaTCTAAAACAAATACAATGAGAATAAATTCGagacaattataaattaaattaattcgaATTGTAAATATATTCCTACCGATTAATTTTATCGGAATCATATACATTTAAGAACGAATGCAAAGAAATTAAGTTAATGTTAatgcttttattaaattaattcaattaattcgAACTATATAAATTCATTCAATTGAGATCTTTAATGAGTTAGTTTTAACTCATTAGGTATGGTGTTAAATGGAAAACAATTGCCTATAAccatttatgtaataattaccTTATATCAATACctttaagtaaacaaataatttgcTATGAACACATCTTACAATGCAGTGCCCTACTTTGtgatctaagatccggcattagaaatatataaataacattatttaaatttgtatatctggcaaccccacagttgcagtatgaaagcaggcaacctttactttttcagtTCTTTTGGCTATATTCCTTTAAGTGCTatacgatttttttataatataaaataaatataataataattaatcatttaatactattcGGCCTCAGTTTAATTatgcaacctatgtgcaatgtgtcaatgtgaatattttctatgatttatttctcatcccaattaaatagcagatgagggtatatatttttaatgccggatcttgtactattacCATTTGAGACTTAACACTTTTGACTGACAACCGAAATCAAACTGACCCTTCAGTGTCAGTTTGATTTCGGTATTTTTAGACTACAACAATACTATATAGATTGAGGATGTCTGTACTTCCTAAAGAACTCAGCACAATGTTTAACAAAGACGAAAATGGAAATACATTCACTTCTTCGTAAGCTAAGAattaagatatttaatattaatgtctCCAATTCGGTATTAtcttaaattattgattttatttcagCCCAACTAGGATACACCTGCCTTTGCCTACtactgtttaattattttaacataaaaaccCTTTAATTAGACACACCAGCTGTCAAGTGACCTTGTATTGCACCTTTGTGCAGCGCACGTTGTATTTTGCATCagcggaattaaaaaaaaagcgacATATTCCGACATCAATTCACGGATAGCTTCTACACGCATGCGGTATAAAAAAATGGacgattataattatattgttaaagaCGTTTCAGTTGTAAGTATTAAGTGCTTATTTGCATAGCGGACGAATGTCATAGCGTAGCAGCCGTCTTGGTTATTAAAAAATTCTGctgcaaaaatttttttttttgaattagtAATAATAAGCAGACACCCCGCTGTTTTACTCACGTGTTTCGtattcccgtgtgaatacggggataaaatgtactGGACGTTGTTCGCTGATAATATAACTTTCCAATGctgaaatatttgttttaaatcagTCAAAAAGTTTCATAGACTATTCGCaacgaataaacaaacaaaacaatcaaaacttgtcctattagttttgatatattttttaaactaattaccAGGAGATCATGAAGGCAAAGACAGTTCCCCGATCCATGTAGTGGAAATCCCTCTCAAAAACACTGTTTAAAATCAAACTAAGGGTTTCTAATTTCTTGACTAGAAACCCTTAGTTTAATTAGCTAAATTGTCTTGCAACTGAGGCCATGGTTTCCTTGGGTCTATGTAAAACACCCAATGTAACTATACGAGACCAAGTCCATTATACAGTCAATGTACTCAACTCACGTATATTTCCATAGAACAACAATAACACACTAATTGTACGAAAGGTAAGTAAACTAAAGTAAAGATAAAAACGTACCAGTACGTCGTCCGCGTTATCACAATCAAATTACGCCACATTAAGTTACGACATAGCCCGTCCCGACCATATTAAGTTACCGAAAATAGCTGGCATGAGTTTAAATGATCTAACAAAGGAAGAGGACCACGTGCGAGGCATAACTTTATGAGCAAAAAATATGGCTAGTAAGGTATAGTGACCTATGGTGACGTAATCCTTTTAAATCGTGTAAAAAATGAGTTAATTCGTTTTCCCTACCGCCTACAATTTATGCTTCTCTAGCTTAAAAATCTCGTCAAAAACTAAAGTGAGTATGAAATAAGCAAAATCGCATTTCGTCCCTGTACGAATATACCATTTTATGTGTTTTTCCTACTACctacaattattttttctttttggcAGAAAAAGTTCGTATTAGCTTACAAAAGTAGGCATGAAATAGCATTTCAaggtatatttatgtaaattattattgtttgttgtgTTGTTTCTAATATCCACAATTTATTTTGACTTCTCTAGCCCAGGCTCTGGCGCAAAAATGTcagggattttttttattctttacaagttagcccttgactagtcatgatggtaagtgatgatgcaatctaagatggaagcgggctaacttgttaggagtaggatgaaaatccacacccctttcggtttctacacgacatcgtaccggaacgctaaatcgcttggcggtaatctttgtcggtggtaactaaaaatatttattttataataaaattaatattttttaattatctatggCTAGTAGACTCGCCGCtatttcacctgcgtagttcccttACCTGTGGGAAAACGGGGAAATATTGCAAATTACTCGGTGAATATAGCtttatggtgaaagaatttataaaattaagtagttaagtaataatttaatcgtaacaaacaaagtaTTATCTTACTACTCTTTATTATTAGTCTAAagattagaatagaatagaggTAGTGACCTATGGTGACGCAATACCAAAAACAGGCCACACTGCATTGAAACCGCCCGGGGTCAAGGAAGGTCACGCGAAATATCGCCATGTGCGAAACTTATCATGGCACTGATTCATCGCCAACGCGCAAAAAATCCAAAACAGAATTTACTTAGCTAAATCAAATCACTGACTCGAAACATGGCGGTCGCATATTAAACAAAATGCCCAAAATTAATGTTCTCCTAGTACCTAAAATAGCTAATTTATTGTAAACTGGAGCGGTTCGAgaaatgtgttctaaaattaaaattgtacatttttttagtaattacaGTGCTCTAAGTTCttgcttgaaaaaaaaattatagaatttTCTGGATGTATTTAGTTAAGtactcttatttattttttaatatttatattgttttatttatgaatattaatgtaataataagaaaacaaaactatattttataacctgTCACATAAGTTTGATTTGGTATTGGATGAGTAGCTAATGGTACCTATTTCTACTCCTCCGAGGaaattatactttaaataaaaaaatggtcatGTCTATACGGTCTTTGCCTTTACTGGTGGTGttgtacctttgccttttcctacaagcaataataaatttaaaaaaaaaattaagaatacgTATTCGAAATACAAAAACTAatcgtaggtatattatttaaattttctcaatttataATCTTGTCTATGGAATTTTACAACATAACAATGGTCGTGGTTTTTAATGCATGCatttaaagttaaagtaaagAATGATGAGCCGAATTTTGTATGTCGCCGAAGCGCCGAGGAGCTTCCACGTCTATTTTGAACTCCCGATCGGGCGTTCGTCGGGTTGTTGAACTGGTATATTTCGGCAAACAGGGCATTGTAGTCTAGGAGCTAATGGCAAATTCTGATactgagtaataaataattttattactcagCTTCAATAGCTTCACCTataaggaaatagattttaatccgGTAGGTCAAGAATTTAATTCCCGATCGTTGGACTAGTtacgagatattttttttaaatggtcttgaatttttcattatcgttcattactaatattaaaaaaaattatcaaatttttttaGACGTGATTtcgtgaaaattttaatttttaaatatgttttcgACAATACGAGTCAGAACGCCTGACAGCCATGATAGTCTTAAATTCGACTGTTTCGTGACGTCAagttaacaattaatttgacgtttagaacatcaagtaacattgtgacgtcattaaattaaattaagtttttttatgaaatccttaactttgaTATCAGATAACTACCCTATTATggactttctgattatttggaaGGGAATATAACTAGAATTGTATATTagccaatattaaaaaaattgaggCGACAGAAAAAGTTTTGGTTTCAAAAAGGCAAATATAAATGTTGTGTGACTTTTAATTTAGCATTTAAAACATAACTCAGATTCAcgattgtattttatataattatgttctgTTAAGATGAAGCGATGACTATAGCAAATCATGTGGGATAAACTTAATTGTCAAATATGTCAAGAACAAAatgatatacatatattatattataatatacttctaTTAGAATATTGTgacgtctacattttttatttagatagatagatgaaaCCTACAGAAAAAATCATCCACACTATCAGAGTCTTGATTATCACCTTGAAATTTTCCACGATCTCTTGGAGTATACGTTTTGTCGGACTGGAGTTTGGAACTTGGAGGCGGCGGGCTTATGACACTCGGCCGTGGACTCGTTATGAAATTTGAAAAACACGCGCAtaataaaacactatttaattatgAGGAAGCTTATGAAACTTTATACCTTACTGACCAAGATTTACGAGACTTGACGCTTTACACTGGCCAAGTATTACCAATAATGACAGCAAATGGTAAATTTTAACAGAGAgcgggatttttttttattaaactgagTTATTCGAAGCTCTTTACTAAGATCGCACCTGTACTCTGACTTGGTAGCGGGcgggcgtatctaggattattatTAGGTGGGCCTGGGGTGCGCCTACAAATCACTGAACacagtcgacactcaatataagaATTTCATTAGCAaatatttgtggacgcagacctctgaaacggctcgacttattttttttgtatctatggtaggtttcagaaaaggtcttaatatatttttcaaaatctttattgcttataggttttttttattacaagttgtaattatttactatttgatattttaaatgatattttgtgtaaaatctatactaatatcataaagctgaagagtttgactttgtttgtttggttggacgcgctaatctcaggagctactggtccgatttgaaaaattatttcagtcttagatagcccatttatcaaggaaggacataggctatatattatccccgt encodes:
- the LOC128199452 gene encoding uncharacterized protein LOC128199452 gives rise to the protein MLSLPPHTSHRMQPLDVSFFGPFKAAYRRECDLFIKSQLLQKISPYDVASLVKKAFSNVASMSKGEAGFRATGIFPINPNVFTDEDFLPAEVLQVEPIVVQDVAESTSAVAIDSAPTLPATIELDRNSPIPSTSTAPTLPATIELDRISPIPSTSTFCHTTSESRTDMAPNLTIQNFIQMPKQKTVVKTNGGRKKQHATILTSTPLKDALVDKENKKKEKAAKNKGKRVGKKSNPQKISREKVKKKILQDSNDTSVSDVNTDELCQDDENDDAGDAGNLCLVCGEFGRDNETWYRCTSCGLWAHAECTGWDSAHNYVCDMC